DNA sequence from the candidate division WOR-3 bacterium genome:
AGCCAATTTCTCTCTACGGTCGGCAACCAGTTTCTGGCACATTTGTCTTATTCCGAGAAATGGTGGTGAAAGGGGAATACTCCCAGGCGATGAAACAGATGGCGGGAAATGCCCAGATTGTCGATGCGGTAAGCAGCGATATTTCGGGCATTGGTTATGTCGGTCTGGGTTATGTGAAGGAAGCAAAGGGGATAAAGGTTTTGGCAATCGCCCAAACCGAAAAAGGCCCTTACTTTTCACCTTTGGTAGCGGCGGAACTGGCAAAATATCCCATCGCTCGCTATCTCTATCAATATACCAACGGTAAACCAAAGGGTGACGCGAAAAGGTTTATTGAATGGGAATTATCCGATGCCGGCCAGAAGATTGTGGAAGAAGTTGGTTTCTTGCCTCTCCCCGAAGCGGTAAGGAAAGAGGTTTTGAACAAGATAAAATAATAGACGGCTCTTAAAAAACACCGAGGGCACAGGTGATAAACAATGGGGGATAGAATAAAAGCAAGAATTATTCTAAAACCTGTGCCCTCGGTAATAAATCCGTCTTCTTTGAGGTTAATAATTTTTTCGGAAGTCCCAAGAAAGAAACTTTTGACTTGTTTCCCGTTTTTCTTATAATTCTTGGATGCGAAAAAATGCGGAATTTCTGGCAAAGGTAATCTTCCTAGTCCTCGCGGTGAGTAGCAGTCTTGTTTTGGTTGGAATTTTATTACTTCTGGCGGTCTACGGTCTAAGAACCTTTGGGGAGGTGAAGTTTACCGATTTTCTTTTTGGAAAGGTTTGGAACCCGGATGCTTATGGGGAACCGCAATATGGACTAATTCCCAATCTCTGGGGGACATTTTTGACAACAATTATTGCCCTTCTCATTGCTCTGCCAACCGGAATTTTAAGTGCCCTCTTTCTTTCAGAGAGACTAAAAGGAAGTTTGCGGATGACAATAAAGACGATAATTGAGTTATTTGCTGGTTTCCCTTCCGTAGTAATTGGTTTCTTCGGTTTAACTTTAGTCGCCCCCTTGATTAGCCGGTTATTTAATGTTCCTTCTGGACTCGGAGTTCTGAATGCTGGTATCATTCTTGCCTTAATGTCTTTGCCAACAATTATCACCATTTCTGATGATGCCCTGCGGATTGTGCCTGAGGCCTTCCGGGAAGCCAGTTATGCTTTGGGTGCGTCCAAGTGGCAGACTAGTATTAAGGTCGTCCTACCCGCGGCAAAGTCGGGAATCATTGCCGCGGGACTTTTAGGTTTTGGTCGGGCGGTGGGCGAAACGATGGCGGTCTTAATGGTCGCGGGTAATGCCCCAATCATTGCCCGGTCTCTATTTGACCCAACCCGAACCATAACTTCCACAATTGCCATTGAATTGGGTGAGGTGGCGCAGAATACAACCCACTTCTTCGCCCTTTTTACCCTGGGGTTGATTCTTTTTCTTATTTCCCTTGTTGTCAATCTCTTAGCGGAAAGTGCCTTAAAAAAAGAGAGGAAGGTCTTTCTATGAGAAAGATTGGAGGAATCCGCGCCAATTTCGGTTTTTTGGTCGCCGGCACTCCACTTTTTCTCTTTCTTCTGGTTATCATCTTTCTTATTATCTATCTCTGTCAAAATGGGATTAGAGTAATCAGTTGGGAGTTTTTAACCTCTTTTCCGAAAAAAGGGATGACCGAAGGTGGTATCCTACCCGCAGCGGTTGGCACCATCTATGTCACTTTTGTTGCCTTACTCTTTGCCGTCCCGATTGGTATCGGTTCTGGGATATATCTTTCGGAATATGCTCCCAATAATATTTTAGTTAAGGTAATTAGAAGTTCGGTGAGGAGT
Encoded proteins:
- the pstC gene encoding phosphate ABC transporter permease subunit PstC — encoded protein: MRKNAEFLAKVIFLVLAVSSSLVLVGILLLLAVYGLRTFGEVKFTDFLFGKVWNPDAYGEPQYGLIPNLWGTFLTTIIALLIALPTGILSALFLSERLKGSLRMTIKTIIELFAGFPSVVIGFFGLTLVAPLISRLFNVPSGLGVLNAGIILALMSLPTIITISDDALRIVPEAFREASYALGASKWQTSIKVVLPAAKSGIIAAGLLGFGRAVGETMAVLMVAGNAPIIARSLFDPTRTITSTIAIELGEVAQNTTHFFALFTLGLILFLISLVVNLLAESALKKERKVFL
- a CDS encoding PstS family phosphate ABC transporter substrate-binding protein; the encoded protein is MKRIISLFLTLTITLFAKEIIIKGSDTMVNLVQQLAEGYMGVKPDVTISVVGGGSGVGITSLIEKEVDIANASRNIKDKEIVTAKGKGVNPFEIPIGVDLLCIIVNEKNPITKLTISQLGKIYQGQIKNWKEVGGINKPISLYGRQPVSGTFVLFREMVVKGEYSQAMKQMAGNAQIVDAVSSDISGIGYVGLGYVKEAKGIKVLAIAQTEKGPYFSPLVAAELAKYPIARYLYQYTNGKPKGDAKRFIEWELSDAGQKIVEEVGFLPLPEAVRKEVLNKIK